GCTCATCTTTCAAAAGAAACAGAAAGAAGACAAATTATTAATGAAATATACAACTCTACTACTACATCTACTACAACACTCCAGCTTCTACCTTATTATTGTCATGAGCCTTTCTTATCGCCACCTCCAGACTAACTTCCATATAATCCATAGTACTTTGCCCCCCCTTTTCTCAATAAAATACACCAAACATTGACTTTACAATTCACTTTATAAGTTTGCACAGGTTGGAGGTCAATGCTATAGGCTTTTAACTGCTTGATTTAGATTGATCTTTTTCTGGCTTAGGGTCATTATCATGTTTGTTGACCTGCTGTTTTCAGTGTTGTAGTACTAGTGTGGTGAAGGACTTTTTCTTCTTGTCCAGCAGAAGCGAGCCAGTGATAGAAGATGACGTCAGAGCACCTTCTGGACACACTGGATGCTTTAGACAGTGAAAAACTGAAGAGGTTTAAATGGCACTTAAAGCAAGATGCTCATGTTTCAGCTGCCGATCTAGAGAGTGCCGATGCCATTGACACAGTGGATCTGATGATGGCATGTTGTGGACCAGAAAGAGCTGTGAAGATCACACTGAGCATCTTGAGAAAAATGAGACAAAACCATCTAGCAGAAGAGTTAGAGAATGAAACCAAAGGTAACAACAGCTCAAGTGTCAGTTACTGGATGAATTCAACATGACATGACAAATGAGAACATGCAAGATTTTAACACACCCTTTGAATTATCAATCCTGGAATGACTGTCACCATCTacaggtttagtttgttttGCAATAATTGAAAATGAACACACAAAAGCATTTTACAGATTCTACAGCTGTTAGGGACACACATTGCTACGAAGCACTTAACATTTATCTGtaacttgtttattttttaaaacttgcaTCTGGTATGGTCTGCATTTAGTTGGaattggactttttttttttaaagcaagtatcacttaaaggattagttcactttcaaataaaaatttcctgataatttactcacccccatgtcatccaagatgttgatgtctttctttcttcagttgaaaagaaattaaggtttttgaccTTAAATTTGACCCTTTCAATTTttgaaacattccaggatttttctccatatagtggacttcaatggagcccaaacggttgaaggtcaaaattacagtttcagtgcagcttcaaaacatttctacacaatcccagaaaAGGAATGATGGTCTTATcaagagaaaccatcgctcattttctaaaaaaaataaataaaataaaattatgtaagttttaacaataaatgtggattagaattccggcagtgtagacactgctaagtgtattactgccctccacaggtcaaagttttaactaaattgtcatatacaatatgctagtgcaagtatataacaattagttcaaactttgacctgtggagggcagtaatacacttagcagtgtctacactgctggaattcaaatagagaagaagaagaagaggaagaagagagctagttcaagatgagcatttttggttataatgtataaaattaaaaaaaatatatatatatagaaaatgagcgatggtttctctagataagacccttatttctcgcctgggatcactgtaaactgtaattttgaccatcaactgtttgggctccattgaagtccattatatggagaaaaatcctggaacgttttcatcaaaaaccttaatttattttcgactgaagaaagaaagacatgaacattttggatgacatgggggtgagtaaattatcaggaaattttcatttgaaagtgaactaatcctgtaAGTTTTGTTCAAAGATAAAGCCACACTTGTTGCTTAAATCAAAGATGGCAGCTAGTCTTGTGGAATCCAGTTAATGGGTTCATTGAACTCATTACTAGCAGAAGCAGAAGAATAAaaatttgctggtgttttttaaaggattagtccacttttaaataaacttttcctgataatttactcacccccgtcATCCAAGAAGttgatgtctttctttcgtcagtcgaaaagaaattaaggtttttgatgaaaacattccaggattattctccttatagtggacttcaatggcctccaaacaattgaaggtcaaaattacagctttcttcaaaacacttacgctgtatgtcctacgcctttcgtattctacttacggaacaaacgcggcaccagtttcgttttttttcgtATGTAgaaaggcataggacatacagcataagcgttttgaagaatgcggaaagcggaagtacgttcaaggcgatattttgtgtttataaagcatatacagttatatttttttcgaaaatgaccgatcgtttcgctagttaagacccttattcctcgtctggtatcatttaaagccctttgaagctgcactgaaactgtaattttgaccttcaaccatctggaggccattgaagtccactatgagGAGAAAAGTCCTgggatgttttcatcaaaaaccttaatttcttttcgactgacaaaagaaagacatgaacatcttggatggcatgggggtgagtaaattatcagaaaaagttttatttaaaagtggattaatcctttaatattattattatatggtGTTCTTTAAAGTGTGTATACTGACCCATGATAAGTTGCgatgcatttaaatgtgtgttaaaataataaatgaatatctCTTTCAGTTCACAAAGCTCCAGTCCTGATGAGCAGCAGTGCTCAGACTGGAGTCAGTGTTGATGTGAAAGCTGAAACAGGTGCAAGTGTAAATGCTCCTGTATTGACTGGAAACACCATGACAGGACAAGTAATCATTTATGGCTCAAATGCTGCAGGAAATGGTACATTTTCATTACTATGACAAGACCACTACTAATAGTGTGATTTTAATGGGGCACACATGATTTAGCACCATTTTAATGCTATGGAATAATATCTTACTTAATATTTATCTTCTGTTTATTCCTTGCATTCTATATGCATCTTTTCTTTCTCCTCACAGATCAACACACATGCTCAGAGACAGCAGagaaacacacagaaaaacaaGGTAAATCAATATATAGTAATGCCTGAGATACTACACTACTCCAATTTCTCATGGTAAGGAAatcctaataaaaaaatatgaaaacaccCAATATAACTGTTACGAAGGTGTAAAAGAGCAGGCAATGAAGCAGATCTAAATGCAGGATTACCTATATAAAACATGGAGAAACACTAGGAACAATGACACCTGAGGAAACACCACATATAACACCTACAGTGACTAACAAAACAAAAGTGAAACACAAgcactatatatacacacagggaAGACTTATCTTAAGATAAAAAGGGGAGCGTCGTAAATTGGAAACACCTGGAGAAACTAATCAACATGAAAAACTACAAAGTATAGAACAAGACAGGAAATAACAAAAGAGTCCACAAACACACAGGGGATACATGACAATAACCAAATTAACTTTGCAGttacagattttatttcatATCTGATGTGATTCTACATAGGAATTAATAGATACTTGATACTGAATCCCCCCAAAAATAAATGCCACAATCGATAAATGATCAAAactaaacaacaaaataactcACACAGCAGGAAAAGAAAATGCAGCATATATATGGTGATGATTGGCCATTAGTGagtctactgaagaaaaaagaacaaaaacagaaagaaaaaaatctaaaacagATTTACAACACAAAGACTTaggtacatttacacaacaatgtactacatgtgcctatagactgaacacgtaatatgcatgcatgtgacgtcaccgtttcacaaattcatgtttttgtagtttacgtGGAGACGATAACAATATCACTTTCAAAACCATGCACCCCTAAAAcactgttgtcgtgtaaattgACAGCCAAAGTGCATAAAGTTTTCCCTTTTAGTTTTAAATGGCCTTTTATgccaagtttacactacaggaTTTCAAAAGTCGGCAGATCGCTGTGCTGTTCAGACTACATGTCTGAACATgttacttgttatttatttttttaatgctatttccttatttatgttgattttttttttttttaattacagaaattttaAGGCTGCAAAAATTCTTGGAAAATCACAAAACCAACATGAAGAAGAAAGCAGAACATATTTTTGAGGgcaagaaagaaaataaagcaCATCTCAAGGATATTTACACAGAACTCTTCATCACAGAGGGAGATATTGAAGACGTCAATCAGGAACATGAGATTCTGAAGATTGATGATGctttcaagaacaaaaaaacacagGGCAAACCAATAAAATGCAATGATATGTTtcgtttattgagggaaaacaGTGAGAAGAACATTGTGCTGACCAAGGGCATCGCTGGCATTGGAAAAACTGTTTCTGTGTACAAGTTCATCCTGGACTGGGCAGAAGGAAAAGACAATCAAGACATACACTGTGTGTTCCTGCTTCCATTTCGAGAGATTAACATGCTGAAAAACAGAGAGGTCAATCTCAATGAGTTTCTACAGGTTTTTTATCCGGAACTTAAGGAATTGGACAAATCAAAGTTATATGCTAAACGTAATCTGTTTATATTTGATGGACTTGATGAGAGTCGACTTCCTATTAACTTTAAAAGTGGAATTCTGGCGAGTTTTGAGGAAAGATCATCTGTAGATGTGCTGTTTACAAATCTGGTTAAGGGAACACTGTTTCCCTCAGCTCTTGTCTGGGTGACCTCACGAccagcagcagccaatcagattcatcCTCAGTATGTAGGTTTGTTCACAGAGGTGCGAGGATTCAGCGATGAACAGAAGGAGGAGTACTTCAGAAAGAGAATAAAAGATGAGACTCAGGCCTCCAGAATCATCTCACACATTAAGACATCTCGTAGTCTgtacatcatgtgccacattCCTGTGTTCTGCTGGATCACGGCCAAAGTACtccaaaatattctcatcaAGAACAATGCAGAGAACATCAGCACAACACTCACTGAAATGTACATTCACTTCCTGCTGATACAGATGAACATGAAGAACCAGAAGTACGATGAACAAGAAGAAAGACGACGTACAAAGCTCTTACATTCAAATAGAGAAATGATTCTGAAGTTAGCAAAGCTAGCGTTTGAACAGCTGAAGAGAGAAAGCATTGTGTTCTATGAGAAAGATCTGGAAGAATGTGGTATTGATGTGGATGTAGTCACTGAGTTCACAGGAATGCTCGCTGAGATCTTTATGTTGGAAGATGGACTTCATGAAACTAAGGTCTTCTGCTTTGTGCATCTGAGTGTTCAAGAGTTCCTTGCTGCAGTGCATGTTTTCCTCTGTTACCTGAACAAGAACATGCAGGAgcttcagtttttctttgatAAGCCCAAAGAACATATTACATTGCAGGAGCTACTGCAGAAGGCTGTTGATAAAGCTATGAAGAGTCAGAGAGGACATCTGGACCTGTTCCTGCGGTTTCTGATGGGAATTTCACTGAAATCCAGTCAAAACTTGCTCCAAGGCCTGATCACACACACTGAAGACACCACAGAGAGCATCACAAAAACAAGTGAATATATTAAAAGAGTACAAGATGGGCACTTTATCTCAGATGAAGCTTCAGTCAACCTATTTTACTGCTTACTTGAGCTCAAGGACCATTCATTATATGAGGAAATCCAGAGATACCTCAGTTCAGATGCACATCCAGGAAGAGAACTCTCATCTTCAATGTGCACAGTGCTGACCTATGTGCTGCTGATGTCAGAGAAGGTGCTAGATGAGTTCAACCCAAAGATGTTCACGTCATCTTCAAACTACACAAGACTCGTTTCTGCTGTGGGACACTGCAGAAAAGCCTTGTGAGTAATTTCACTCACTGCTGTTTATTCTACATGACTTAACAATTGGATGTCAAAATTCTATGTGAAATATATTGCTGTCCTGATTATGAAagtgtagcaaattagctcaaaataaatatgaataattaatcataactagttataattaattattaatatttgaatcagttaataaaattaacttaatgtaataaaattaatattacaatcaattaacctgttgtccaatgaacacacagtgttaattgtttattaattctaagaaatgttcatttccaggttatgggaaataacaatcttattgtacagtactactaaaagcctgtagtcaggatcgacatgaatagggactccagtatatgagcacaaaacacggacaaccttacgtgtgacatgaacaagactttattaactagactaaacacttaactactctaacattcacacacatacatgcatacagtttaccaagagagagagagagctaaagcagagtacaggaagcaagaggttacagcattgtttgacattcagcagatcaacagccttgagcaaaccatcagtttagttttaacaggcccttctttaaaaggggtaaggatactcaatgtatccgataatgagactaagtttgatacttgcatgtctctccaagttgaattaaaactgtcctgatgcaatttgtggaggcttccgttgaatctttgctgatattgtcctgatgaaagagaaccagttggattcagaggatctttggtgaatgtaaggtctaggccgaggcctggcacaagcttggggttccttagaagcttctagcttcttaaagcatcatcttgacgtcagcatttgtcagtaaaagagaagaagaggaggaagagaagggggtttgatcttgtgatcagtgaatataaggggtgaagatgtcacaccctcttgaggtg
Above is a genomic segment from Megalobrama amblycephala isolate DHTTF-2021 linkage group LG14, ASM1881202v1, whole genome shotgun sequence containing:
- the LOC125244432 gene encoding NACHT, LRR and PYD domains-containing protein 3-like — translated: MTSEHLLDTLDALDSEKLKRFKWHLKQDAHVSAADLESADAIDTVDLMMACCGPERAVKITLSILRKMRQNHLAEELENETKVHKAPVLMSSSAQTGVSVDVKAETGASVNAPVLTGNTMTGQVIIYGSNAAGNDQHTCSETAEKHTEKQEILRLQKFLENHKTNMKKKAEHIFEGKKENKAHLKDIYTELFITEGDIEDVNQEHEILKIDDAFKNKKTQGKPIKCNDMFRLLRENSEKNIVLTKGIAGIGKTVSVYKFILDWAEGKDNQDIHCVFLLPFREINMLKNREVNLNEFLQVFYPELKELDKSKLYAKRNLFIFDGLDESRLPINFKSGILASFEERSSVDVLFTNLVKGTLFPSALVWVTSRPAAANQIHPQYVGLFTEVRGFSDEQKEEYFRKRIKDETQASRIISHIKTSRSLYIMCHIPVFCWITAKVLQNILIKNNAENISTTLTEMYIHFLLIQMNMKNQKYDEQEERRRTKLLHSNREMILKLAKLAFEQLKRESIVFYEKDLEECGIDVDVVTEFTGMLAEIFMLEDGLHETKVFCFVHLSVQEFLAAVHVFLCYLNKNMQELQFFFDKPKEHITLQELLQKAVDKAMKSQRGHLDLFLRFLMGISLKSSQNLLQGLITHTEDTTESITKTSEYIKRVQDGHFISDEASVNLFYCLLELKDHSLYEEIQRYLSSDAHPGRELSSSMCTVLTYVLLMSEKVLDEFNPKMFTSSSNYTRLVSAVGHCRKALFNGCDLSDRHCESLSKALQSSNSHLREMDLSNNLLKDSGVRILSTGLRSSHCQLNILRLSGCMVTEEGCSYVSSALSSNPSHLRELDLSYNYPGDSGVKLLSDTLNHPNYRLDKLNVDHGGEFRITAGPRKYACFFTLDPSTANTELILSEGNRKVTCVQEDMLYIHHAVRYSGTPVLCRESVCGQCYWELEWSGRVLISVSYKSISRKGWGNECVFGSNDQSWSLFCSIFGSSFRHNSIVTKLTVKSISSRIGVYVDHSAGTLSFYSVSGDTVSLIHTVQTTFTQPLYPGFEVFPESSVKLC